The Edaphobacter sp. 12200R-103 genome contains a region encoding:
- a CDS encoding PadR family transcriptional regulator: MPPSSDLLQGTLDLLVLKSLALEPMHGWGIAQRIQQVSQNVLQIGQGSLYPALHRLEYKGWIEAEWGESENNRRAKFYSLTKAGRKQLATELENWDRLTSAIALVLKGAQG; the protein is encoded by the coding sequence ATGCCGCCATCGTCCGATCTTCTGCAGGGAACGCTCGACCTGCTTGTCCTGAAGTCGCTGGCTCTTGAACCGATGCATGGCTGGGGGATCGCCCAGAGGATTCAGCAGGTCTCGCAGAACGTTCTGCAGATCGGGCAGGGGTCGCTCTATCCGGCGTTGCACAGGCTGGAGTACAAGGGCTGGATCGAGGCGGAGTGGGGAGAGTCTGAGAACAATCGGAGAGCGAAGTTCTACTCGCTGACGAAGGCGGGCCGTAAGCAATTAGCGACAGAGCTGGAGAACTGGGATCGCCTGACCTCTGCGATCGCCCTTGTGCTGAAGGGAGCGCAGGGATGA
- a CDS encoding ABC transporter permease, which produces MSRLAGWWLRLKHLVLRREEQDLDEELVFHLDRMTEEYIASGMPPAEARRQAKVAFGGIEKSRQQCRETRPGVWIDRLTQDMRYALRGFRRNPLFTLTILATLTIGIGATTAVFSVVDRILFRPLPYVHGDRIVSTGMVHSLETQAFLMGNAFYEWRDHQKPFEAFTSTSTGARECDLTERNPLQLHCDAVEGNFLSTFGVVPVAGRDFLPEEARLGGPQVALISYRFWLTRYNLSPAILNKTIEVDGNPVRVVGVLPKEFEMPRLEDVDVIRPLVIDEVADHKANGGYGTPRRVFARLRPGITVERARSELAPLFHSALEPIPVSIRKDIHLSVRLLRDVQMQNVRLMGWVLFWSVIAVLMIACANIAGLLVARSATRQRELAVRVALGASRGRLFRQALTESLLLSFAGAMTGCLFAMGLLRVLIALAPPGIPYMDQAGLDLRVIGFTILVSLLCAVATGSVSALIQPHAELLAGRTETSVSRAFIRQWLVAGQIAASVVLLAIAILLGRSFRNLESQQTGMQTENVVTASITLGQRDYPTRERGFQFFDGLKTRLAFGPGVNAVAITDSLPPAGGSGGSRMDEIVVAGRPPMVKGTGKVATSRWISPGYFEVLNIPIVRGRDFNEEDVTSSDHPLILSHALAAFLFPNGNALGQRIKLDDITPNNPWRTVVGIAADVKNDGLAGEEKPEYYKLRRNHSDGWDASGFWLRTGILVVRSSAPNAVIAPWIRTQVAEVAPALPVDIATMETRVSKLAGQPRFQSMVVGFFAVAGLAMAVIGLYGVLAFLVAQREREIGVRMALGASRQEILRLVMGRSLRMIVCGLVVGLVLALMASRALSHMLFHVGPWDPATYLTTIALLVAVGLLATWLPARVACHVDPAVALRAE; this is translated from the coding sequence ATGAGCCGCCTCGCGGGCTGGTGGCTTCGTCTGAAACACCTTGTGCTGCGCCGCGAAGAGCAGGATCTCGATGAGGAGCTTGTCTTTCATCTTGACCGGATGACCGAAGAGTACATCGCCAGCGGTATGCCTCCTGCCGAGGCGCGTCGACAGGCGAAAGTTGCTTTTGGTGGAATTGAGAAGTCCCGGCAGCAGTGCCGCGAGACGAGGCCGGGAGTCTGGATCGATCGCCTGACTCAGGATATGCGATATGCTTTGCGCGGCTTTCGGCGCAATCCGCTATTTACGCTGACGATTCTTGCAACCCTGACGATCGGGATTGGAGCGACGACGGCGGTCTTCAGCGTGGTGGACAGGATCCTGTTTCGTCCTCTTCCTTATGTCCATGGAGACAGGATCGTCTCGACAGGGATGGTGCATTCGCTGGAGACGCAGGCGTTTCTGATGGGCAACGCTTTTTATGAGTGGCGCGATCATCAAAAGCCTTTTGAAGCGTTCACCTCAACCAGTACGGGAGCGCGTGAGTGTGATCTAACGGAACGGAATCCGTTGCAGCTGCATTGCGATGCGGTCGAGGGAAACTTTCTTTCGACGTTTGGAGTGGTCCCGGTAGCAGGCCGAGACTTTTTGCCGGAAGAGGCTCGTCTGGGCGGTCCGCAAGTGGCGCTGATCTCCTATCGGTTCTGGTTGACGCGATACAACCTGAGTCCAGCGATTTTGAACAAGACGATCGAGGTCGATGGAAATCCTGTTCGCGTGGTTGGAGTGCTTCCTAAAGAGTTCGAGATGCCTCGGCTTGAGGATGTCGATGTTATTCGTCCCCTGGTGATCGATGAAGTCGCAGATCACAAGGCGAACGGAGGCTATGGAACTCCCAGGAGGGTCTTTGCGCGGCTCAGGCCGGGAATCACAGTGGAGCGGGCCAGGTCGGAACTGGCGCCGCTCTTCCACAGTGCCCTGGAGCCGATTCCTGTATCTATCCGGAAGGATATCCATCTCAGTGTCCGTCTCCTGCGCGACGTGCAGATGCAGAACGTGCGGCTGATGGGATGGGTCTTGTTCTGGTCTGTGATCGCTGTGTTGATGATCGCGTGCGCGAATATTGCTGGTCTGCTGGTGGCGCGGAGTGCAACCCGTCAGCGAGAACTTGCCGTGCGGGTCGCGTTAGGCGCGAGCCGAGGCAGATTGTTCCGTCAGGCTCTGACGGAGTCCCTGCTGCTCTCTTTTGCGGGGGCCATGACGGGATGTTTGTTTGCGATGGGGTTGTTGCGGGTGCTGATTGCGCTGGCGCCTCCGGGAATCCCTTACATGGATCAAGCCGGTCTTGATCTGAGAGTGATTGGCTTTACGATTCTGGTTTCCCTGCTCTGTGCCGTGGCGACGGGGTCGGTTTCCGCGTTGATACAGCCTCATGCGGAGCTGTTGGCTGGCCGTACAGAGACGAGCGTCTCGCGAGCCTTCATCCGGCAGTGGCTGGTTGCGGGGCAGATTGCTGCAAGCGTGGTCTTGTTGGCGATTGCGATTTTGCTGGGGCGAAGCTTCCGTAATCTCGAGAGCCAACAGACTGGTATGCAAACAGAAAATGTGGTGACGGCAAGTATCACGCTCGGGCAGCGGGATTATCCGACGAGAGAAAGAGGCTTTCAATTCTTCGATGGATTGAAGACGCGATTGGCTTTTGGACCCGGAGTGAATGCAGTTGCGATTACCGACTCCCTGCCTCCTGCGGGAGGGAGTGGTGGAAGCCGAATGGATGAGATTGTTGTCGCGGGCAGGCCCCCTATGGTCAAGGGAACCGGAAAGGTCGCAACTTCTCGTTGGATCTCACCTGGCTACTTTGAGGTACTCAATATTCCCATCGTGCGCGGAAGGGATTTTAACGAGGAGGATGTTACTTCAAGTGACCATCCTCTGATTTTGAGTCATGCGCTGGCTGCATTTTTATTTCCGAACGGGAATGCCCTCGGACAACGCATAAAGCTCGATGATATTACCCCAAACAATCCCTGGCGTACGGTAGTAGGGATTGCAGCCGACGTAAAAAATGACGGTCTTGCCGGTGAAGAAAAACCTGAGTATTACAAGCTACGGCGGAACCACTCCGATGGCTGGGATGCCAGCGGATTCTGGCTTCGAACAGGAATTCTGGTAGTTCGAAGCTCGGCTCCCAACGCGGTGATTGCACCGTGGATTCGTACTCAGGTTGCCGAAGTCGCTCCCGCGCTGCCGGTAGACATTGCAACGATGGAGACGAGAGTCAGCAAGCTGGCGGGCCAGCCGAGATTTCAGTCGATGGTGGTCGGCTTCTTTGCTGTCGCAGGACTTGCGATGGCGGTGATCGGGCTCTATGGCGTGCTTGCGTTCCTGGTGGCGCAGCGCGAACGGGAGATTGGTGTGCGCATGGCGCTGGGCGCCAGCCGTCAGGAGATTCTGCGGCTGGTGATGGGGAGAAGTCTCCGGATGATCGTCTGCGGACTGGTGGTGGGGCTTGTGCTTGCGCTAATGGCTTCACGTGCACTCTCGCACATGCTGTTTCACGTCGGTCCGTGGGATCCGGCAACTTATCTGACGACCATCGCTCTGCTGGTTGCAGTCGGTCTTCTTGCAACGTGGCTGCCTGCACGGGTGGCCTGTCATGTCGATCCGGCGGTCGCTCTCCGCGCCGAGTAG
- a CDS encoding ABC transporter permease translates to MSRLAGWWLRLRHFVLRREEQDLDEELAFHLDRMTEEYIASGMSPAEAHRQARIAFGGVERSRQECRESRPGFWIEVLGQDVRYALRGFRRNPVFTLAVVLTMMLGIGATAAVFSVVDRILFRPLPYAQADRLVSVGLVAPVEPQEFMLGGSYYEWKDHQRPFASLTQETGVSPCDLTEERPMRLSCAGVEANFLSTLGVTPMLGKSFTKEEDLPNAPKTALISYKLWQVRFGRDQDVLERLIKIDGAPVRVIGVLPKDFEMPRLQEMDVMLPSQLDETAQRRADPGRPMWAFARLKPGVTVEQAKQELQPVFDYSLKLAPAPFRKEVHLAVRSLRDRQMHDVRRVAIVLVLLVAGLLLIVCANVTGLMLARRAAREREIAMRSALGASRMRLLRQGLTESLLLAVIGGALGCGLAVLLLRVFVAAAPEGVPMLSKARVDLRIAGMMLAVSGVCAVVAGLATALRKPNSEALTGRAGTARSFARLRQWLVVGQIGTSLVLLVGGGLLFRSFMKLEHQRLGMETERVVTASLSLGQRMTPQQTMAFYRELERRMRYEPGIMAVAISDTLPPGGFHHDQIYASIAIDHGERPASGTGGRVTWRWVTPEYFRALNIPIIAGEGFTSSESESQQGFVVLSRRLAQRMFPKESAVGHTLRLAGWGTENNPRYTVVGVVEDVKNAGLRGGDEPEYYRLLGSHAEDWSRGSAVILTTTLPPDAVKRWLEEQVAALDPTVPVKVQTMQERVNRMADRPRFESLLVGFFATIGLLLAVIGLYGVIAFLVAQRTQEIGVRMALGAARGDILRLVMGRSLRLIVAGVIAGLLAALAVSKILTSMLFGVGSRDPMTYSLATLSLVVVALAATLVPARSASRVDPAEALRNE, encoded by the coding sequence ATGAGTCGACTGGCTGGCTGGTGGCTTCGTCTGAGGCACTTTGTGCTGCGTCGCGAAGAGCAGGATCTCGATGAGGAGCTTGCGTTTCATCTGGACCGAATGACCGAGGAGTACATCGCCAGCGGTATGTCTCCCGCCGAGGCGCACCGGCAGGCGAGGATTGCCTTCGGCGGGGTGGAGCGATCCCGGCAGGAGTGCAGGGAGAGTAGACCGGGATTTTGGATAGAGGTGCTTGGGCAGGATGTGCGCTATGCGCTGCGCGGCTTTCGGCGCAATCCTGTGTTCACGCTGGCCGTAGTGCTGACGATGATGCTGGGGATTGGAGCGACGGCGGCGGTGTTCAGTGTGGTGGACAGAATTCTGTTTCGTCCGTTGCCCTATGCGCAGGCGGACCGGCTGGTGTCGGTGGGACTTGTGGCGCCGGTAGAGCCACAGGAGTTTATGTTGGGTGGTTCTTACTATGAGTGGAAGGATCATCAGAGACCGTTTGCGTCGCTGACACAGGAGACGGGGGTTTCGCCGTGTGATCTGACGGAGGAGCGTCCGATGCGGCTGAGCTGTGCCGGCGTGGAGGCAAATTTTCTTTCGACGCTAGGCGTGACGCCGATGCTGGGAAAAAGTTTTACGAAGGAAGAGGATCTTCCGAACGCTCCGAAGACAGCATTGATCTCGTACAAGCTGTGGCAGGTCAGGTTTGGAAGAGATCAGGATGTGCTGGAACGGTTGATCAAGATAGATGGTGCGCCGGTGCGGGTGATCGGTGTCTTGCCGAAGGATTTCGAGATGCCGCGGCTGCAGGAGATGGATGTCATGCTGCCGTCGCAGCTGGATGAGACGGCGCAACGGAGAGCCGATCCAGGAAGGCCGATGTGGGCTTTCGCGCGACTAAAGCCGGGAGTCACGGTAGAACAGGCAAAACAGGAGTTACAGCCGGTCTTCGATTATTCGTTAAAGCTGGCGCCAGCGCCGTTTCGCAAGGAGGTGCATCTTGCCGTGCGTTCGCTGCGCGACCGGCAGATGCATGATGTGCGCCGGGTGGCAATTGTGTTGGTGCTGCTGGTGGCAGGGCTGCTGTTGATTGTTTGCGCGAATGTGACAGGTTTGATGCTCGCACGGAGAGCGGCGAGAGAGCGGGAGATTGCAATGCGGTCGGCGCTGGGGGCGAGCCGGATGCGGCTGCTCCGCCAGGGGCTGACGGAATCGCTCTTGCTTGCGGTGATCGGTGGAGCGCTGGGGTGTGGGCTTGCGGTGCTGCTGTTGCGGGTGTTTGTGGCGGCGGCGCCGGAGGGTGTTCCGATGCTGAGCAAAGCGCGTGTGGACCTGCGAATCGCAGGAATGATGCTGGCGGTTTCGGGAGTGTGTGCAGTTGTCGCGGGACTGGCTACTGCACTGCGCAAACCGAACTCCGAGGCATTGACGGGAAGGGCAGGGACAGCGCGATCTTTTGCGCGGCTAAGGCAATGGCTGGTGGTGGGACAGATTGGGACGAGCCTGGTTCTGCTGGTGGGTGGCGGGCTGCTGTTTCGCAGCTTCATGAAGCTCGAGCACCAGCGGCTGGGGATGGAGACGGAGAGAGTGGTGACGGCAAGCCTGTCGTTGGGCCAGCGGATGACGCCACAGCAAACGATGGCGTTCTATCGCGAGTTGGAACGGAGGATGAGGTACGAGCCGGGAATCATGGCCGTGGCGATCAGCGACACGCTGCCGCCGGGTGGCTTTCACCACGATCAGATCTATGCGTCGATCGCAATCGACCATGGGGAGAGACCGGCGAGCGGAACAGGAGGACGCGTAACTTGGCGTTGGGTGACTCCGGAATACTTTCGTGCGCTGAATATTCCGATCATCGCGGGAGAAGGATTTACCAGCTCGGAGAGCGAGTCGCAGCAGGGTTTTGTCGTGCTGAGCAGACGGCTTGCGCAAAGGATGTTTCCCAAGGAGAGTGCAGTAGGGCATACGCTTCGGCTGGCAGGATGGGGAACGGAGAATAATCCGCGATACACGGTGGTGGGGGTTGTGGAGGATGTCAAGAACGCGGGGTTGAGGGGTGGCGATGAGCCTGAGTATTACAGGCTTTTGGGCAGTCATGCGGAAGACTGGAGCCGTGGTTCCGCAGTGATTCTAACAACGACACTGCCACCGGATGCTGTAAAGCGATGGTTGGAAGAACAGGTTGCGGCACTGGATCCGACGGTTCCGGTGAAGGTGCAGACGATGCAGGAACGAGTGAACAGAATGGCGGACCGTCCAAGGTTCGAAAGTCTGCTGGTGGGGTTCTTCGCAACGATTGGTCTGCTTTTGGCGGTGATTGGACTCTATGGGGTGATTGCGTTTCTGGTTGCACAGAGGACGCAGGAGATTGGCGTGCGGATGGCGCTGGGAGCAGCGCGGGGGGATATTTTACGGCTGGTCATGGGAAGAAGTCTGCGGTTGATTGTGGCAGGAGTAATTGCAGGACTGCTGGCTGCGCTGGCCGTGTCGAAGATCCTTACATCGATGCTGTTTGGTGTGGGGTCACGCGACCCTATGACGTATAGTTTGGCTACGCTGTCATTAGTGGTGGTGGCGCTGGCCGCGACTTTGGTTCCGGCGCGGTCAGCAAGCAGGGTCGATCCCGCGGAGGCCTTGCGGAACGAATAG